From Desulfomonilaceae bacterium, a single genomic window includes:
- the ligA gene encoding NAD-dependent DNA ligase LigA: MGSEINFQSDRSNDVQAEIEGLKDLIRKHDHLYYVMDSPEISDREYDILFRKLAQLENKYPEFVTPDSPTVRVGGKALDKFDQTSHAIPMLSLSNIFDEEELIDFDAKTRKLLGTIGVVPYLVEPKLDGVAIELVYQNALLVSAGTRGDGTTGEDVTANVKTIKSIPLGLRALGPLSGASLLDIRGEVFMRRSDFDSLNRERDEMGQASFANPRNAAAGSLRQLDPSITAQRRLRFLAHGIGRIEGASVKTQIELLHALFDLGVPANLEHTMLCHGVQAVLNHYKTLNEVRDKLQFEIDGAVIKVNPLDWQSELGTKSRSPRWAVAYKFEPMQAETKVVRIEVGVGRTGVLTPVAIMEPVNVGGVRVSRATLHNQDEIDRKDIREGDIVVIQRAGDVIPEVVRVKSEFRDTHSLPYTIPDQCPVCGSDAVRLEGQAAKRCVNSSCPARLKETIKHFASRDAMDIEGLGEKLVERLVDERLVKDPADIFYLDVDTLTVMERMGKKSAGNLINAIDRAKQVSLDRFIFSLGIPLVGASAARLLSQSFGDLESLAEKDSIELRKIPGIGPEVAQSVVSFFTEQRNRRMIERLLSAGVSLKRENKPANVEAGFFEGKTVVFTGSISIPRSAAKKMVEDAGGIVGSSVSKKTDFVVVGEDPGSKLEKAREFGIRILSENEFIALTGVSDKQT; the protein is encoded by the coding sequence ATGGGTAGTGAAATAAATTTCCAGTCGGACCGGTCCAACGATGTACAAGCCGAAATTGAAGGCTTAAAGGACCTGATCAGGAAACATGATCACCTTTATTATGTCATGGATTCTCCAGAAATCTCGGACAGGGAATATGATATCCTTTTCAGAAAACTTGCACAGTTAGAAAACAAGTATCCCGAATTTGTGACACCTGATTCACCTACTGTGCGGGTAGGGGGGAAGGCTTTAGACAAATTCGATCAGACGTCTCATGCTATCCCCATGCTTTCTCTATCAAATATCTTTGACGAAGAGGAACTGATTGATTTTGACGCAAAGACGCGCAAACTCCTTGGCACGATAGGGGTTGTCCCTTATCTCGTTGAGCCCAAGCTGGATGGAGTAGCAATAGAGTTGGTTTATCAGAATGCGCTGCTTGTGTCGGCAGGGACTCGCGGGGATGGCACGACAGGCGAGGATGTCACAGCCAATGTCAAAACGATAAAGTCGATTCCATTGGGCCTCAGAGCTTTGGGACCTCTCTCTGGAGCGTCTCTTTTGGACATTAGAGGCGAAGTCTTCATGAGAAGATCTGATTTTGATTCTCTAAATAGGGAAAGAGATGAAATGGGACAAGCCTCGTTCGCAAATCCCAGAAACGCTGCCGCTGGGTCATTGCGTCAACTTGACCCTTCAATAACCGCTCAAAGAAGGCTTAGATTTCTCGCCCATGGAATTGGAAGGATAGAAGGCGCGTCAGTAAAAACCCAGATTGAGTTGCTCCATGCTTTGTTTGATCTTGGAGTCCCGGCTAACCTGGAACATACGATGCTCTGTCACGGGGTCCAAGCCGTTCTGAATCATTATAAGACGTTAAATGAAGTTCGAGATAAACTGCAGTTCGAAATTGATGGAGCTGTGATAAAAGTTAATCCACTGGATTGGCAATCTGAACTTGGGACAAAGAGCAGATCGCCAAGATGGGCCGTCGCCTACAAATTCGAACCCATGCAGGCGGAGACAAAAGTCGTTCGTATTGAAGTTGGAGTGGGCAGAACAGGAGTTCTAACTCCCGTCGCCATCATGGAACCGGTAAACGTTGGAGGAGTGAGGGTGAGTAGAGCTACACTTCACAATCAAGACGAGATAGACAGGAAGGACATAAGAGAAGGCGACATCGTAGTGATTCAACGAGCCGGTGATGTCATACCGGAAGTTGTGAGAGTAAAATCCGAATTCAGAGACACGCACAGCCTCCCCTATACTATTCCCGACCAATGTCCGGTCTGTGGTTCAGATGCAGTGAGACTGGAAGGGCAGGCTGCGAAAAGATGTGTCAACTCTTCATGTCCGGCTCGATTGAAAGAAACTATAAAGCACTTCGCTTCAAGGGACGCCATGGACATTGAGGGGCTTGGAGAAAAACTCGTCGAGCGCTTGGTTGATGAGCGTCTTGTCAAGGACCCCGCAGACATATTTTACCTTGATGTAGACACTCTGACCGTGATGGAACGAATGGGAAAGAAGTCCGCCGGCAACTTGATCAATGCTATAGACAGGGCCAAACAGGTCTCTTTGGACCGTTTCATCTTCAGTCTTGGAATCCCTCTAGTTGGGGCCAGTGCAGCGAGATTGCTCAGCCAATCTTTTGGGGATCTTGAATCATTAGCGGAAAAGGACTCTATCGAATTGAGGAAAATTCCCGGAATTGGTCCGGAGGTGGCGCAATCTGTTGTGTCTTTTTTCACTGAACAGCGAAACAGGAGAATGATAGAAAGACTACTTTCCGCGGGTGTTTCTCTGAAAAGGGAGAATAAACCGGCTAATGTTGAAGCTGGTTTTTTTGAAGGGAAAACGGTAGTTTTTACGGGATCAATATCCATTCCCCGGAGCGCTGCGAAAAAAATGGTTGAAGATGCAGGCGGAATAGTAGGATCATCAGTGTCCAAAAAAACTGACTTTGTAGTTGTGGGAGAGGATCCGGGCTCCAAGCTTGAAAAAGCCCGAGAGTTTGGCATCCGAATTCTATCCGAAAATGAGTTTATAGCCTTGACAGGAGTTTCGGATAAACAGACATAG